The genomic interval ACCGCATCCTGCAGGCTCGCCACCAGGCTCTGGTTAAGCTGCCGCTGCTCGCGTTCCTTGCCCACGAAATAGGCGATGGCGCACCCCACAAGCGCCATCAGCCCGAATGTCGTCACCACGTCATCGTAGCTGCGCCCCGGGAACGCGTAGCCGACGTAGACCACCAGCAGCAACGCGACCGCCAGCGCCGCCAGCAGCCCCAGGGCGAGCCACATGATCTCCTTGCGCCGGTTGTCGGTCTCCGCAATGTAGGTGCGAAGCATGACAGCCCCTCCCGTTCCCCCGCCGCGCCGGTTTTTCCATTCATTCCATGAAATCGCGCCGTCTACAACTGCCGCGGTCGCATCGCGCCGCCGGCCGGCGAGAGGATAACCGCTCCCGGTCCCGAATATCAGTGCCTGCGGGCGCAGGGCTTGGATCAGCCCGCCAACAGTGTGCCCGCGGCGCGGCACCTCCGACTTCATGACCATCTGGCAAGCCATCATCCTCGGCCTGGTGCAGGGGCTGACCGAATTCCTGCCCATCAGCAGCTCCGGCCACCTCATCCTGGTACCCTGGCTCTTCGGTTGGCAGATCTTTCATCACGCCGCGCTCAACAAGACCTTCGACGTCGCGCTCCACTTCGGCACCTTCCTCGGCGTCGTACTCTTCTTCCGCCGCGACATCGCCGTCCTGCTCCGCGCCTGGCTCGCCAGCCTCCGCGAGCGCACGCTCGCGCGCGATCCTCAGCGCAAGCTCGCCTGGATGGTCATCATCAGCACCCTGCCCGGCGGCGCCGCCGGCCTGCTGTTCGAGCAGGTCATCGAGCACAAGTTCGGCACGCCCCTGCTCATCGGCGTGCTCCTCGTCGCCGTCGGGCTGCTGCTGGCGCTGGCCGAGGCCGTGGGCAGACATCGCCGCGACTTCGACCGCATCGGCTGGGGCGACGCCATCGTCATCGGCCTCGCGCAGGCGGTCGCGCTGGTGCCGGGGACCTCGCGCTCCGGCATCACCATCGCCACCGGCCTCTTCGCCAACCTGCGCCGCGAGGCCGCCGCCCGCTACTCCTTCCTCATCTCCATCCCCATCATCGGCGGGGCCGCTGCCGCCGCCGGTTGGGATCTGCTGCGCGCAGGGATTCCCGGCGGCATGGCGTGGCCGTTCGTCGTCGGCACCCTGAGCGCCGCCGTCAGCGGCTATGCGGTCATCAAGTTCTTCCTCGCCTACCTCCAGCGCGGCACGCTCTACCCGTTCGTCGCCTACCGCGTCGCCGTGGGCGCGCTGGTGGTCTATCTCGCGGTGCGCGGGCTGGTGTGAGGCGCCCGACGCGGTCTCAGTGGAGCCCTTCTGTGCTCCCAGGTTATGCGCACGCGCAGACGCCTCGCCACGATCGAACAGAAAGGACGATGTGACAGAAGATGGCAGCCAACAGAGATGGGAAGTCGAAGGGGGGATTCGAGACCAAGCCCCGCGGCCCGGTGGGAGTGGGGGTGATCGGTCTCAGCATCGGCCGCGCGCACTTGCGCGGCTACGCCAAGTCGCCGGCCGCGAGGATTCTCGCGGTGTGCGACACCAACGCCGAGCGCGCGCAGGCGGTGGCCCAGGAATTCGGCGCCCCCAACGTCTTCACCGATTACCGCGAGCTGCTCAAGCTCGAGGGCCTGGACGCGGTCAGCGTGTGCCTGCCCAACTACCTCCACGCGCGG from Armatimonadota bacterium carries:
- the uppP gene encoding undecaprenyl-diphosphatase UppP, giving the protein MTIWQAIILGLVQGLTEFLPISSSGHLILVPWLFGWQIFHHAALNKTFDVALHFGTFLGVVLFFRRDIAVLLRAWLASLRERTLARDPQRKLAWMVIISTLPGGAAGLLFEQVIEHKFGTPLLIGVLLVAVGLLLALAEAVGRHRRDFDRIGWGDAIVIGLAQAVALVPGTSRSGITIATGLFANLRREAAARYSFLISIPIIGGAAAAAGWDLLRAGIPGGMAWPFVVGTLSAAVSGYAVIKFFLAYLQRGTLYPFVAYRVAVGALVVYLAVRGLV
- a CDS encoding Gfo/Idh/MocA family oxidoreductase, whose translation is MAANRDGKSKGGFETKPRGPVGVGVIGLSIGRAHLRGYAKSPAARILAVCDTNAERAQAVAQEFGAPNVFTDYRELLKLEGLDAVSVCLPNYLHARVTLDCLRAGKHVIGEKPLALNAREGERMVQAAREAGRLLMTAFNNRFRGDVGVLQAFIKEGELGDIYCARTGWL